One genomic window of Candidatus Omnitrophota bacterium includes the following:
- a CDS encoding ferredoxin — protein sequence MNRFRRHRTLEAILKFPAGYLRQIVMAEFNEKWADNTAGKYYIDQNCTMCAVCVDIAPNNVKESDDGDHCIVFKQPENAEEEEALKEAIGECPTESIGGDGK from the coding sequence ATGAATCGCTTCAGGCGCCATAGGACGCTGGAAGCCATTCTAAAGTTCCCTGCGGGGTATTTGAGGCAAATCGTTATGGCGGAATTCAACGAAAAATGGGCAGACAACACAGCAGGCAAATACTATATCGACCAGAACTGCACCATGTGCGCCGTTTGCGTCGATATCGCTCCCAACAACGTTAAAGAGAGCGATGATGGGGATCATTGCATCGTTTTCAAACAGCCTGAAAACGCAGAGGAAGAAGAAGCCCTCAAAGAAGCAATAGGCGAATGCCCCACGGAATCGATTGGCGGCGACGGCAAATAA